One segment of Clostridium botulinum DNA contains the following:
- a CDS encoding ATP-binding protein, with the protein MINGYQAEILKIYENIRETEAKNLKLRRLEVSSVCPEILELDNEIQRASLRMSLEIIKADDGEKTLTQYKEKITDLRVRKCEMLVANGYDPEYLNLKYTCSKCKDTGFIGANKCHCYKQKLIRLHYKDSELENTIKENNFNNFDLNLFSTHRLGDEKYSPRKNIENILEYILNDYIPNFSSQNVNLLFFGNPGSGKTYLSYCLSKAILDKGYLVVYKTSDELIKNLSEIRFNNNHNLESLLLNCDLLIIDDLGAEHLNEFSITELFNIINKRILNKKKMLISTNLTLPGITKQYTERIASRLLGDFKLYKFYSEDIRIQKNLQKNK; encoded by the coding sequence ATGATTAATGGATATCAAGCAGAAATCTTAAAAATATATGAGAATATTAGAGAAACTGAAGCTAAAAATCTAAAATTAAGAAGATTAGAAGTATCTAGTGTATGTCCTGAAATTTTAGAGTTGGATAATGAAATACAAAGAGCATCTTTAAGAATGTCTTTAGAAATAATAAAAGCTGATGATGGTGAAAAAACCTTAACACAATATAAAGAAAAAATTACAGACTTAAGAGTAAGAAAATGTGAAATGCTTGTAGCGAATGGCTATGATCCTGAATATTTAAATTTAAAGTATACATGTAGCAAATGTAAAGATACTGGATTCATAGGTGCAAATAAGTGTCATTGTTATAAGCAGAAACTAATTAGACTACATTACAAAGATTCTGAATTAGAAAATACTATAAAAGAAAATAATTTTAATAACTTTGATTTAAATTTATTTTCTACTCATAGATTAGGAGATGAAAAGTATTCTCCAAGAAAAAATATTGAAAATATTTTAGAATACATTTTAAATGATTATATTCCAAACTTTTCATCTCAAAATGTGAATTTATTATTTTTTGGTAATCCAGGTAGCGGAAAAACTTATTTATCATATTGTTTATCTAAAGCAATATTAGATAAAGGTTATTTAGTTGTATATAAAACTTCTGATGAATTAATTAAAAATCTAAGTGAAATAAGATTTAATAATAATCATAATTTAGAATCACTACTTTTAAATTGTGATTTACTAATAATTGATGATTTGGGTGCAGAACATTTAAATGAATTTTCTATAACAGAATTGTTTAATATTATTAATAAAAGAATACTAAACAAAAAGAAAATGCTTATTTCTACTAATTTAACATTACCAGGTATAACAAAGCAGTACACAGAAAGAATTGCTTCTAGATTGCTTGGAGATTTTAAACTTTACAAATTCTATTCAGAGGATATAAGAATTCAGAAAAATCTACAAAAAAACAAATAA
- a CDS encoding acyl-[acyl-carrier-protein] thioesterase produces MGKIFSKEYEVNYYDVDSNLKCKLSSIINYICDVGSRQSELIGGGMEYCTNNNCAWVFYKYDIKMHRYPKFGEPITLTTQAIGFKKFYGLRKYSITDSDGILIGEALALFFLINIEKRRPMRIQKEQYEFYGVDGDLDHDVSMDDIEKIEEEQFTKEFQIRYSDIDSNKHVNNVKYIEWAIEAVPLETVKEYELNRIKVLFAKETTYGKTISSTATLRQIDENNLKTYHKIKNDEGTEITFLEADWIKK; encoded by the coding sequence ATGGGCAAAATTTTTAGTAAAGAATATGAAGTTAATTATTATGATGTAGATTCAAATTTAAAATGTAAGTTATCATCTATTATTAACTATATATGTGATGTGGGAAGTAGACAATCTGAATTAATAGGTGGAGGTATGGAATACTGTACAAATAATAATTGTGCTTGGGTATTTTATAAGTATGATATAAAAATGCACAGATATCCTAAGTTTGGAGAACCTATAACTTTAACAACACAAGCTATAGGTTTTAAAAAATTCTATGGATTAAGAAAATATTCTATTACAGATTCAGATGGTATTCTAATAGGGGAAGCATTAGCACTATTCTTTTTAATAAATATTGAAAAGAGAAGACCTATGAGAATACAAAAAGAGCAATATGAATTTTACGGGGTAGATGGTGATTTAGATCATGATGTATCAATGGATGATATAGAAAAGATTGAAGAAGAACAATTTACTAAAGAATTTCAAATCAGATATAGTGATATAGACTCTAATAAGCATGTAAATAATGTAAAGTATATAGAATGGGCCATTGAAGCAGTTCCACTTGAAACAGTAAAGGAATATGAATTAAATAGAATTAAAGTACTATTTGCTAAAGAGACTACTTATGGAAAAACAATTTCGTCAACAGCGACTTTAAGACAAATAGATGAAAATAATTTAAAGACATATCATAAAATAAAAAATGATGAGGGAACTGAAATAACATTCTTAGAAGCAGATTGGATAAAAAAATAA
- a CDS encoding DnaD domain protein, protein MSTFMLKNKVPTFTPISNIFIEKYMPKARGEFIKVYLLMLKYNTCNELGVSSSILASSLNLLESDIMNAFNYWNDEGVIKFTPIDNMGNFNIEFLTLSEENLDDTKQVDLLNALDENNTKDMLKHIEKLLARPLSPKEMSIYLNWQRELGFSSELILILIEYCVSKGKVDARYIEKVALSWHDLKIQTIDQAQNLIRKTEDKWLNIRKILNYLGIKNTEIMKPQQDIIEKWLLVYKFPTEIVFKACDICFERLNRADFKYIDGILSNWYKNNIKTVEDIALKDKTPKNNNYKKTNYSSEKPPLKFNNFEAREYDYDSLEKKLLGWDNND, encoded by the coding sequence ATGAGCACTTTTATGCTAAAAAATAAGGTACCAACATTTACTCCTATAAGTAATATTTTTATAGAAAAGTATATGCCTAAAGCTAGAGGAGAATTTATAAAAGTTTATTTATTAATGCTAAAGTATAATACTTGTAACGAATTAGGAGTCAGCTCATCAATACTAGCATCCTCTCTTAATTTATTAGAATCTGATATTATGAATGCTTTTAATTATTGGAATGATGAAGGCGTAATAAAATTCACCCCAATTGATAATATGGGAAATTTTAATATAGAATTTTTAACTTTATCAGAGGAAAATTTGGATGATACAAAACAAGTTGATTTACTTAATGCACTTGATGAAAATAATACAAAAGACATGTTAAAACATATAGAAAAATTACTTGCAAGACCACTATCCCCTAAAGAAATGTCAATTTATTTAAATTGGCAAAGAGAACTTGGATTTTCTTCAGAACTAATTTTAATATTAATAGAATATTGTGTATCTAAAGGAAAAGTTGATGCAAGATATATAGAAAAAGTAGCTTTATCTTGGCATGATTTAAAAATACAAACTATTGATCAGGCTCAAAATCTAATAAGGAAAACTGAAGATAAATGGTTAAACATAAGAAAAATACTAAATTATCTTGGTATAAAAAATACTGAAATTATGAAACCACAGCAAGATATTATAGAAAAATGGCTTTTAGTTTATAAGTTTCCTACAGAAATTGTATTCAAAGCATGTGATATATGCTTCGAAAGACTAAATAGAGCTGATTTTAAATATATTGATGGTATATTATCTAATTGGTATAAGAATAATATAAAAACAGTAGAAGATATAGCCCTTAAAGATAAAACACCTAAAAATAACAATTATAAAAAAACTAATTATTCTTCAGAAAAACCACCTCTTAAGTTTAATAACTTTGAAGCAAGAGAATATGATTATGACTCTCTAGAAAAAAAATTATTAGGATGGGATAACAATGATTAA
- a CDS encoding NAD(P)/FAD-dependent oxidoreductase yields MIHHDLIVVGGGASGLIAAIMAKDLGKDVAIIEATDRIGKKILTTGNGRCNISNNNICSPFVNFHSENNNFFTKTLNKFTVEDTKNLFLSLGLPIVELENGKMFPKSLQASSVVDILRMCLDDKSIPLYTNCKVTDIKKSKKFIINTNNEEFKEFSSKKLILSCGGKSAPKTGSDGSGFKLSKILGHNIVEPLPGIVQLKLDYPYLKALSGIKFDGEVSVLVDGNIIRTEKGEVLFTDYGISGPPILQLSSYASKALYKNKDVRISIDMFPNETKEEIENFIYSHFSIFNYREISSCLIGVINKKMISTLLKDVGIKDIHSCCSELDWKYLSILISRLKNWEFKCTGTNGFSNAQVTLGGVNTKEIDDNTLESKIVKDLYFCGEVVDVHGDCGGFNLQWAWSSGCLAGNSAAEK; encoded by the coding sequence ATGATTCATCATGATTTAATAGTTGTTGGCGGTGGAGCTTCAGGATTAATCGCTGCAATAATGGCTAAGGATTTAGGAAAAGATGTGGCTATAATAGAAGCAACTGATAGAATAGGTAAAAAAATTCTTACTACTGGAAATGGTAGATGTAATATATCTAATAATAATATCTGTTCTCCATTTGTTAATTTTCATAGTGAAAATAATAACTTTTTTACTAAAACATTAAATAAATTTACAGTTGAAGATACAAAAAATTTATTTTTATCATTAGGTTTACCTATTGTAGAGCTTGAAAATGGTAAGATGTTTCCAAAATCACTTCAGGCATCTTCAGTAGTTGATATATTAAGAATGTGTTTAGATGATAAAAGCATTCCTTTATATACCAATTGTAAAGTTACAGATATAAAAAAATCAAAAAAATTCATTATTAATACAAACAATGAAGAATTTAAAGAATTTAGTTCTAAAAAATTGATTTTAAGCTGCGGTGGTAAATCTGCCCCTAAAACCGGCTCTGATGGTTCTGGATTTAAACTTAGTAAAATACTAGGTCATAATATAGTAGAACCTCTTCCTGGCATTGTTCAGCTTAAATTAGACTATCCTTATTTGAAAGCATTATCAGGAATTAAGTTTGATGGTGAAGTAAGTGTTCTAGTTGACGGTAACATAATTAGAACAGAAAAAGGTGAAGTGCTATTTACTGACTACGGAATATCAGGTCCACCAATTTTACAATTATCTTCATATGCATCAAAAGCACTTTATAAAAATAAAGATGTGAGAATTAGCATTGATATGTTCCCTAACGAAACAAAAGAGGAAATAGAGAATTTTATATACAGTCATTTTTCAATCTTTAATTATAGAGAAATTTCATCTTGTTTAATAGGTGTCATAAATAAGAAAATGATCTCTACCCTTTTAAAGGATGTTGGTATTAAAGATATTCATTCTTGTTGCTCTGAATTAGATTGGAAGTATTTAAGTATATTGATTTCTAGATTAAAAAATTGGGAATTTAAATGCACAGGTACTAATGGATTCTCTAACGCTCAAGTAACACTTGGTGGAGTTAATACTAAAGAAATAGACGATAATACCTTAGAATCCAAAATAGTAAAAGATCTTTATTTCTGTGGTGAAGTAGTTGATGTCCATGGTGATTGTGGTGGATTTAATCTACAATGGGCTTGGAGCTCAGGATGTTTAGCAGGTAATTCTGCTGCTGAAAAATAA
- a CDS encoding DUF1858 domain-containing protein, producing MITKDMTIGEVVKNDSSKAEVLMSFGMGCVGCPSAQAETIEEAAMVHGINLDELIEALNK from the coding sequence ATGATAACAAAGGACATGACAATTGGTGAAGTAGTTAAAAATGATTCATCTAAGGCTGAAGTTTTAATGAGCTTTGGTATGGGATGTGTCGGATGTCCATCAGCTCAAGCAGAAACAATAGAAGAAGCAGCTATGGTACATGGAATTAACTTAGACGAATTAATAGAAGCATTAAATAAATAA
- a CDS encoding adenylosuccinate synthase, whose protein sequence is MSAFIVLGAQWGDEGKGKMTDYLAEEAEVVVRFQGGNNAGHTVEVGDKQYKLHLIPSGILYDDKLNVIGNGVVVDPKALFEEINYLEGVGVKVTPEKLIISDRAQLIMPYHKTLDVLKEKARGKNDIGTTGKGIGPCYTDKFERCGIRVCDLMHEDVFKEKLEENIRMKNEYITKVLGGEPLSFSEILNEYLEFAKKLRPFVQDTSVKVYDNIKENKTVLFEGAQGMLLDIDYGTYPYVTSSNTTAGGVCSGIGVGPNMVTNAVGITKAYTTRVGKGPFPTELIDETGDWIREKGHEYGVTTGRSRRCGWLDLVIVKTAARVSGLTSLAVTKIDTLAGLEKLKVCVGYKFDGKVIDYFPASLEDLAKCEPVYEDFDGWDDSVAEARTYEELPENAKKYLNRIAEFTDTKISIIGVGPKREQTIRIDSI, encoded by the coding sequence ATGTCAGCATTTATTGTTTTAGGAGCCCAATGGGGAGATGAAGGAAAAGGAAAGATGACAGATTATTTAGCGGAAGAAGCTGAAGTTGTTGTTAGATTTCAAGGAGGTAATAATGCTGGTCATACTGTAGAAGTTGGAGATAAGCAATATAAATTGCACTTAATTCCATCAGGAATACTATATGATGATAAATTAAATGTTATTGGAAATGGAGTAGTAGTAGATCCTAAAGCTCTATTTGAAGAAATAAATTATTTAGAAGGTGTAGGAGTTAAAGTTACACCAGAAAAATTAATCATAAGTGATAGAGCACAACTTATAATGCCATATCATAAGACACTAGATGTTTTAAAAGAAAAAGCAAGAGGTAAAAATGATATAGGAACTACAGGAAAGGGCATAGGTCCATGTTACACAGACAAATTTGAAAGATGTGGAATTAGAGTTTGTGACCTTATGCATGAAGATGTTTTTAAAGAAAAATTAGAAGAAAATATAAGAATGAAAAATGAGTATATTACTAAGGTATTAGGTGGAGAACCTTTAAGTTTTAGTGAAATATTAAATGAATATTTAGAATTTGCAAAGAAATTAAGACCTTTTGTTCAAGATACTTCAGTTAAGGTTTATGACAATATTAAAGAAAATAAAACTGTACTATTTGAAGGTGCACAAGGTATGCTACTAGATATAGATTACGGAACATATCCTTATGTTACATCATCTAACACAACAGCTGGTGGTGTATGTAGTGGTATAGGTGTTGGACCTAACATGGTAACTAATGCAGTAGGTATAACAAAAGCTTATACTACAAGAGTTGGTAAAGGACCATTCCCAACAGAATTAATTGATGAAACTGGAGACTGGATAAGAGAAAAAGGTCATGAATATGGAGTAACAACAGGAAGATCAAGAAGATGTGGTTGGTTAGACTTAGTTATAGTTAAAACTGCTGCAAGAGTAAGTGGATTGACTTCATTAGCTGTTACTAAGATAGATACATTAGCAGGATTAGAAAAATTAAAAGTATGTGTAGGATATAAATTTGATGGTAAAGTTATAGATTACTTCCCAGCAAGCTTAGAAGATTTAGCTAAATGTGAACCAGTATATGAAGATTTTGATGGTTGGGATGATAGCGTAGCAGAAGCTAGAACATATGAAGAACTACCTGAAAATGCTAAGAAATACTTAAATAGAATAGCTGAATTTACAGATACTAAGATTTCTATAATAGGTGTTGGACCAAAGAGAGAACAAACTATAAGAATAGATAGTATATAA